A window from Roseburia sp. 499 encodes these proteins:
- a CDS encoding HD-GYP domain-containing protein, producing MTKTAIVDVKPGMFTAAPVYSATGQLILPEHSILTVQQISRLEFYGIEWVAIIPEDELRNSAIEELAGNEHEEIISYSQKIRRSKSFHMFKIDYGKKVTLLQKSMNDLLKKNVPVDTSSLLDQVSSLYKNNLTTLSIFDMLHNMREIDDSTYAHCLNVALISRMLGEWVGLSEDNLETLTLAGLLHDIGKCMVPPEILGKPAHLSSEEYEEVKKHARYGAEILETQPLDKRVIRATLMHHERCDGTGYPMGLKDADIDDFAKIIAIADVYDAMTANRCYRKGLCPFEVIATFERDGLTKYDSRYILTFLNRIVDTYICNSVLLNDGTCGKIVLMNQKYLSRPVIHTMTNEYIDLMKHPELHIQAII from the coding sequence ATGACAAAAACAGCAATTGTTGATGTAAAACCGGGAATGTTTACTGCTGCTCCGGTATATAGTGCTACAGGTCAGTTGATTCTTCCTGAACATTCTATTTTAACAGTGCAGCAGATTTCCCGTCTGGAATTTTATGGTATAGAGTGGGTTGCCATCATTCCAGAAGACGAATTGCGAAATTCCGCAATAGAAGAACTTGCCGGAAATGAGCATGAGGAAATTATCTCTTATTCACAGAAAATTCGCCGCAGTAAATCTTTCCATATGTTTAAGATTGATTATGGAAAAAAGGTAACACTTCTTCAAAAGTCCATGAATGACTTACTTAAGAAAAATGTTCCGGTAGACACTTCTTCTCTTTTAGACCAGGTTAGTAGTCTGTACAAAAATAACCTGACAACGCTTTCTATCTTCGATATGTTACACAACATGCGTGAAATTGATGATTCTACTTATGCCCATTGCTTAAATGTTGCTTTAATTTCTCGCATGCTTGGCGAATGGGTTGGATTATCTGAAGATAATTTGGAAACATTAACTCTTGCCGGCTTACTGCATGATATTGGAAAATGTATGGTTCCTCCAGAGATTCTTGGCAAGCCAGCTCATCTCTCTTCTGAAGAATACGAAGAAGTAAAGAAACATGCTCGCTATGGTGCTGAGATATTAGAAACACAGCCCTTAGACAAACGTGTTATCCGTGCTACTTTAATGCACCATGAACGTTGTGACGGTACTGGTTATCCGATGGGATTGAAAGATGCAGACATTGATGACTTTGCTAAAATTATTGCCATTGCAGATGTCTATGATGCAATGACTGCTAATCGCTGCTACCGCAAGGGACTATGCCCATTCGAAGTAATTGCTACTTTTGAAAGAGATGGACTGACTAAATATGATTCCAGGTATATTCTTACCTTCCTGAATCGTATTGTTGATACTTATATCTGCAACAGTGTACTTTTAAATGATGGTACATGTGGAAAAATCGTCCTCATGAATCAAAAGTATCTCTCCCGCCCGGTAATCCACACCATGACAAATGAATACATTGACTTAATGAAACACCCTGAACTTCACATTCAGGCAATCATATAA
- a CDS encoding purple acid phosphatase family protein produces MEATENANIYKLQVPVGISGMVFNSTVDGEEVRSFDVNDIVDGATYVAVDLDAAGKWAVCQSDKIPQKPENPTDEQKKAKQVNTHVGADYDTVYLSFTTAAEVESKVVLKSVSGEETTFTGEHSYSYVSESFKHKIELSGLKPSTKYTYTIGEGNYKFEGSFTTVPAKGSNATLKFAFLADTQVSNGVNAKAAGATFNQLNQIDDLGFIYIGGDITDNADNKLQWETLFENDGAYPTAGIDCLSNNLLAVTQGNHDKNYNNSSLSNYINAPAEAGNLVYSIDYGKVKFIVLNLETAKESDAVRDEQKAYLEKEVADAKENGQWTIVGFHKSIYTGASHIVDSDVKAARKYWSPVLAELDVDVVLEAHDHVYARGFINGDGTRGEVEQDSTGAYISKDNAPLYMVGGHAGGLKWYSQKDYTVEEGDPLLPNYEFLDVNSTDGENGSNVSKEQVYTIFEVNNTELKSTTYMFKYDTDTDTITTEPYVYDSVTI; encoded by the coding sequence ATGGAAGCAACAGAAAATGCGAATATTTATAAATTACAAGTGCCGGTAGGCATTTCCGGAATGGTATTTAACAGTACGGTAGATGGTGAAGAGGTAAGAAGCTTTGATGTAAATGATATTGTAGATGGAGCGACTTATGTTGCAGTTGATCTGGATGCTGCTGGAAAATGGGCAGTATGTCAGAGTGATAAAATACCACAGAAGCCGGAAAATCCTACAGACGAGCAAAAGAAAGCAAAACAGGTAAATACACATGTAGGTGCAGATTATGATACCGTGTACTTATCTTTTACAACAGCAGCAGAGGTTGAGTCAAAAGTAGTATTGAAGAGTGTATCAGGAGAAGAAACAACTTTCACGGGAGAACATTCTTATTCCTATGTATCAGAAAGCTTTAAGCATAAAATTGAATTAAGTGGTTTGAAACCATCAACCAAATACACTTATACCATTGGGGAAGGAAACTATAAGTTTGAAGGAAGTTTTACAACAGTTCCGGCTAAGGGAAGCAATGCTACATTAAAATTTGCATTCCTTGCAGATACTCAGGTAAGTAATGGGGTAAATGCTAAGGCAGCAGGAGCAACCTTTAACCAATTAAATCAGATTGACGATTTAGGATTTATTTATATTGGTGGAGATATTACAGACAATGCAGATAATAAGCTTCAGTGGGAAACACTATTTGAAAATGACGGTGCATACCCAACCGCAGGAATTGATTGTTTATCCAACAACTTATTAGCTGTTACACAGGGAAACCATGACAAAAATTACAATAATTCTTCTTTGTCAAATTATATCAATGCACCGGCAGAGGCTGGGAACTTAGTATATTCCATTGATTATGGTAAGGTAAAATTCATTGTATTGAATCTTGAAACAGCAAAAGAAAGCGATGCAGTACGTGATGAGCAGAAAGCATATTTAGAAAAAGAAGTTGCAGATGCAAAGGAAAATGGTCAGTGGACTATTGTAGGATTTCATAAGTCAATTTACACCGGAGCTTCTCATATTGTAGATAGTGATGTGAAAGCGGCAAGAAAGTACTGGAGCCCGGTTCTTGCAGAACTTGATGTGGATGTAGTATTAGAAGCACATGACCATGTGTATGCCCGCGGATTCATCAACGGTGATGGAACCAGAGGAGAAGTAGAACAGGATAGCACAGGAGCATATATAAGCAAGGATAATGCACCATTATACATGGTAGGTGGTCATGCAGGTGGATTAAAGTGGTATTCTCAAAAGGATTATACAGTAGAAGAGGGGGATCCACTTCTTCCAAACTATGAGTTTTTGGATGTAAATTCAACAGATGGAGAAAATGGAAGTAACGTAAGCAAAGAACAGGTATATACTATTTTTGAAGTAAACAATACAGAACTGAAGAGTACAACATATATGTTTAAGTATGATACAGATACTGATACAATTACTACTGAGCCATATGTATACGATTCTGTTACAATATAA
- a CDS encoding DUF1292 domain-containing protein: MNENPNKANDITEDDGSDMRVTLSLDDGSDVECAILTIFDVGEQNYIALLPLDENGEGNEDGEVYIYRYFEDEEGNPSLENIEEDDEYEAVADRFDELLDEEAFDEMD; the protein is encoded by the coding sequence ATGAATGAAAATCCAAACAAAGCAAATGACATAACCGAAGATGATGGTTCTGATATGCGTGTCACTCTATCATTAGATGATGGTTCCGATGTAGAATGTGCAATCCTTACTATTTTTGATGTAGGAGAACAGAACTACATTGCACTTCTCCCTCTGGACGAAAATGGTGAAGGCAATGAAGACGGTGAAGTATACATCTATCGTTATTTTGAAGATGAAGAGGGAAATCCTTCTCTGGAAAACATTGAAGAAGACGATGAATACGAAGCAGTTGCTGACCGTTTCGATGAACTTCTGGACGAAGAAGCCTTTGATGAAATGGATTAA
- the fabK gene encoding enoyl-[acyl-carrier-protein] reductase FabK, with amino-acid sequence MKTRITELLQIEYPIIQGGMAWVAEHNLAAAVSQAGGLGIIGAANAPAEWVRGEIRKARELTDKPIGVNVMLLSPYADEVAQVLVEEKIPVITTGAGNPGKYMEMWKSNGSKVIPVVASVALARMMEKGGADAVIAEGTESGGHIGASTTMTLVPQVVDAVNVPVIAAGGIGDGRGMAAALMLGAEAVQMGTRFVVAKESICHQNYKDRIIKAKDIDSAVTGRTHGHPVRQLRNQMTKEYLKKEQEGVPFEELELLTVGALKNAVVDGDVKNGTVMAGQIAGMVKKEQTCKEMIEEIMAETKGLLQKAGTLYE; translated from the coding sequence ATGAAAACAAGAATCACAGAACTGTTACAAATAGAATATCCAATTATCCAGGGTGGCATGGCATGGGTAGCAGAGCATAATCTTGCGGCTGCAGTGTCACAGGCAGGAGGTCTTGGAATTATTGGTGCAGCCAATGCACCGGCAGAATGGGTGCGTGGAGAAATACGCAAGGCAAGAGAACTCACAGATAAGCCGATTGGTGTTAATGTAATGTTGTTGAGTCCATATGCAGATGAAGTGGCACAGGTATTAGTAGAGGAAAAAATTCCAGTAATTACTACAGGTGCGGGAAATCCGGGAAAGTATATGGAAATGTGGAAAAGTAATGGAAGTAAAGTGATTCCCGTAGTAGCAAGTGTAGCATTGGCAAGAATGATGGAAAAAGGTGGCGCAGATGCAGTCATTGCAGAAGGAACAGAATCTGGTGGACATATCGGAGCCTCCACAACCATGACACTGGTTCCACAGGTAGTAGATGCTGTGAATGTTCCGGTGATTGCAGCCGGAGGTATTGGAGATGGAAGAGGAATGGCAGCAGCACTTATGTTAGGAGCTGAGGCAGTTCAGATGGGAACCAGATTTGTAGTAGCAAAGGAATCCATCTGCCATCAGAATTATAAGGATAGAATCATTAAGGCAAAAGATATTGATTCTGCTGTTACCGGAAGAACTCATGGACATCCGGTTCGTCAGCTGAGAAATCAGATGACAAAGGAATACCTGAAGAAAGAGCAAGAAGGAGTTCCATTTGAAGAGTTAGAACTTTTGACAGTAGGAGCTCTGAAAAATGCTGTTGTAGATGGTGATGTGAAGAACGGAACCGTTATGGCAGGACAGATTGCAGGAATGGTTAAGAAAGAGCAAACCTGTAAGGAAATGATAGAAGAAATTATGGCAGAGACAAAAGGTTTGTTACAGAAAGCAGGAACATTGTATGAGTAA
- the fabD gene encoding ACP S-malonyltransferase, whose product MSKVAFVFPGQGAQYTGMGKDFYENFDRAKEVFAVANEVSGMSMEELIFQENENLHITKYTQIAMLTVEIAILKVLQEKGIHSEVNAGLSLGEYGALVASGVLSVHDALEVVVKRGAYMQEAVPTGGAMTAVMGLSNDVIEKVCGETEGIVSVANYNCPGQTVITGEEDAVNRAAESLKEAGAKRCIPLKVSGPFHSKMLEEAGKKLAQELEKVEIQEIDIPYITNVTADYVTDKNQVKSLLERQISSSVCWQQSVERMVQDGVDTFIEIGPKKTLTGFLKKIAPEAKGYNVETIADLEKLLEVLA is encoded by the coding sequence ATGAGTAAAGTAGCATTTGTTTTCCCGGGACAGGGAGCACAGTATACCGGAATGGGAAAGGATTTCTATGAGAATTTTGACCGGGCAAAGGAAGTATTTGCCGTAGCCAACGAGGTGTCCGGTATGTCTATGGAAGAACTGATTTTTCAAGAAAATGAAAATCTTCATATTACAAAATATACCCAGATAGCAATGCTGACGGTGGAAATTGCAATTTTAAAAGTATTGCAGGAAAAGGGAATCCATTCAGAAGTAAATGCAGGCCTTAGCCTTGGAGAATATGGTGCTTTGGTAGCGTCTGGAGTATTATCTGTGCATGATGCATTGGAGGTAGTAGTAAAACGTGGTGCATATATGCAGGAAGCAGTTCCTACAGGTGGAGCTATGACAGCAGTTATGGGACTCTCTAATGATGTGATTGAAAAGGTCTGTGGTGAAACAGAAGGAATCGTATCAGTTGCAAATTATAACTGTCCGGGACAGACAGTAATTACGGGAGAAGAGGATGCAGTAAACAGAGCTGCGGAAAGCTTAAAAGAGGCTGGTGCAAAACGGTGCATTCCATTAAAAGTAAGTGGACCGTTTCATTCTAAGATGTTAGAGGAAGCGGGAAAGAAACTTGCACAAGAATTGGAAAAAGTAGAAATACAGGAAATTGATATTCCGTACATTACGAATGTGACAGCAGATTATGTAACAGATAAGAATCAAGTAAAGAGTTTATTGGAGAGACAGATTTCCTCTTCTGTATGTTGGCAGCAGAGTGTAGAGCGTATGGTGCAGGATGGTGTAGATACTTTTATTGAAATCGGACCAAAGAAGACTTTAACCGGATTTTTGAAAAAGATAGCACCGGAAGCAAAAGGATATAATGTAGAAACCATAGCAGATTTGGAAAAATTATTAGAGGTATTGGCATGA
- the acpP gene encoding acyl carrier protein, with product MLEKMKEIIAEQLSAEAADITMETSFKEDLGADSLDLFELVMALEDEYSVEIPSEDLENLLTVGDVVNYLKDKGVE from the coding sequence ATGTTAGAAAAAATGAAAGAAATTATTGCAGAACAGTTAAGCGCAGAGGCAGCTGATATTACAATGGAGACTTCTTTTAAAGAAGATTTAGGAGCAGATTCTTTAGATTTATTTGAATTAGTTATGGCTCTGGAAGATGAATATTCTGTAGAAATTCCTTCTGAAGATTTAGAAAATCTGCTTACTGTAGGAGATGTTGTTAATTACTTAAAAGATAAAGGTGTAGAGTAA